One Desulfovibrio fairfieldensis genomic window carries:
- a CDS encoding HlyD family secretion protein → MAESLYLEMPARKKSPAGGLFRRVRFVLFLAVAFALLAALWWWLAGGRVDSVRAVLDGMVYTVSPEFSARLEALSVREGDSVTAGQPVGRMDAGDYARHLREAGQEAASLRPPDMAEMAGRLRQAQEAERDMVQRLAQARHEEEAKRRRREERVTEHVRAQLNLRSLDSQGGERAAGKSRYAAAQRAEAETRARMEDAKADFEQVSRMRAAMDQELGRVRDEVLRAKQLASRNRYAAPGSSRTAAPLPVRADGTLYAPVNGHVLRGSAAPGQVVQGGEPVLLILPEGADAAQSFWVQAYFPLAAGEAIRAGQVCEVRLTPDGMRLSGTVAEVLAPQPLPSGQAQEMTRGLTQKGRTEVSGATLFLPVRIRLDAPPPAGLLPGQSVDCVVRTRSILGFSGF, encoded by the coding sequence ATGGCGGAATCGTTGTATCTGGAAATGCCCGCGCGGAAAAAGTCCCCGGCCGGGGGGCTGTTTCGCCGGGTTCGATTTGTTCTCTTCCTGGCTGTGGCGTTTGCCCTGCTGGCGGCGCTTTGGTGGTGGTTGGCTGGCGGTCGGGTGGACAGCGTCCGGGCCGTGCTGGACGGCATGGTCTACACGGTTTCGCCGGAATTTTCAGCCCGGCTGGAAGCCCTGAGCGTGCGCGAGGGCGATAGTGTCACGGCGGGCCAGCCCGTAGGGCGCATGGACGCGGGCGATTACGCCCGGCATTTGCGGGAAGCCGGGCAAGAAGCGGCTTCCCTGCGCCCGCCGGATATGGCGGAAATGGCCGGACGCCTCAGGCAGGCCCAGGAAGCGGAAAGAGATATGGTGCAGCGCCTGGCCCAGGCCCGGCACGAGGAAGAAGCCAAACGGCGCCGGCGCGAAGAGCGCGTGACAGAACATGTGCGGGCTCAGCTCAATCTGCGCTCTCTGGACAGTCAGGGCGGCGAGCGCGCGGCGGGCAAAAGCCGCTATGCCGCGGCGCAACGGGCCGAGGCCGAGACGCGCGCCCGCATGGAAGACGCCAAGGCGGATTTTGAACAGGTCAGCCGCATGCGTGCGGCCATGGATCAGGAATTGGGCCGGGTCCGCGATGAGGTGTTGCGGGCCAAGCAGCTGGCTTCGCGCAACCGCTATGCCGCGCCTGGAAGCTCTCGTACGGCCGCGCCTCTGCCCGTGCGGGCGGACGGCACGTTGTACGCGCCGGTGAACGGCCACGTGCTGCGGGGCAGCGCCGCACCCGGCCAGGTGGTGCAGGGCGGCGAGCCCGTACTGCTGATTCTGCCGGAAGGCGCGGACGCGGCGCAATCCTTTTGGGTACAGGCCTACTTTCCTCTGGCCGCCGGAGAAGCCATCAGGGCGGGGCAGGTCTGCGAGGTCCGGCTCACGCCCGACGGCATGCGCCTGAGCGGCACAGTGGCCGAAGTGCTTGCGCCGCAGCCCCTGCCCAGCGGCCAAGCACAAGAGATGACGCGGGGACTGACGCAAAAGGGCAGAACGGAAGTCAGCGGCGCAACGCTTTTTCTGCCCGTGCGGATCAGGCTTGACGCCCCCCCGCCCGCCGGTCTGCTGCCGGGCCAGTCGGTGGACTGCGTTGTCAGGACGCGCAGTATTCTGGGATTCAGCGGCTTTTAG
- a CDS encoding YcaO-like family protein — protein sequence MSETLPIIRLTPCPKGYTKDLDKAVSPAQTIAHVQERLAAVNLDILAETRRVDVGRLGIPVYLSVCGADAREIMPTRKQMGKGSSPEQAQASALMELMERFAFFSFWQERPHMIRATWSEAEARFGDRLLPLEAMLRSVDDRLAPEQARRVLDLTPWQFYPATHLLSGRTVWLPLDWFKLLSEFNGTSAGNSAEESLLQGLSELVERHTCCRADRERPQTATIDPAGCDDPILKELLSAFEREGVRLVLKDFSLGMPLPTVAALAWDPATFPQSSEIVFTAGTAASPAKAAIRAVTEVAQLAGDFCTQACYEASGLPKFTSLEQAAWLLEGPVAALSSLPGVESGDIRDELLAALRGLAPLEVYAVETTHPGLGIPAHYSIAPGLSFRERDRNQSLGLFVGRKLAEEADADQALAGLAVLEECYPQAHFLPFFRGMLALRAEQWDAARDLFNAALPLQPDNDAAALAAFYAGYAETLQGRWQEALPALVRAVELCPEMKEYGNLLGVARFKAGRYAEAAEAFAAVLRVDKGSALDLANLGLCRKFLGQKEEAARHLRTALKLDPSLDFARRHLAELEA from the coding sequence ATGAGCGAAACCCTGCCGATCATCCGACTGACCCCTTGCCCCAAGGGCTACACCAAGGATCTGGACAAGGCCGTCAGCCCGGCCCAGACCATCGCCCATGTGCAGGAGCGCCTGGCCGCCGTGAATCTGGACATTCTGGCGGAAACCCGCCGAGTGGACGTGGGCCGTCTGGGCATTCCGGTCTATCTCAGCGTCTGCGGCGCGGACGCCCGCGAGATCATGCCCACCCGCAAGCAAATGGGCAAGGGATCCTCGCCGGAACAGGCTCAGGCGTCGGCCCTGATGGAGCTTATGGAGCGTTTCGCCTTTTTCAGCTTCTGGCAGGAGCGCCCGCACATGATCCGGGCCACCTGGAGCGAAGCCGAAGCCCGTTTCGGCGACCGACTGCTGCCTCTGGAAGCCATGCTCCGCTCCGTGGACGACCGGCTTGCCCCGGAACAGGCCCGGCGTGTGCTGGACCTGACGCCCTGGCAGTTCTACCCGGCCACCCATCTGCTGAGCGGGCGCACGGTCTGGCTGCCCCTGGACTGGTTCAAGCTGCTCAGCGAATTCAACGGCACCTCGGCGGGCAACAGCGCCGAGGAATCCCTTTTGCAGGGCCTGAGCGAACTGGTGGAGCGGCACACCTGCTGCCGGGCGGACCGCGAACGCCCGCAAACGGCGACCATTGACCCGGCCGGTTGCGACGACCCGATTTTGAAGGAACTGCTCTCCGCCTTCGAACGGGAGGGCGTGCGCCTGGTCCTCAAAGATTTTTCCCTAGGCATGCCGTTGCCCACTGTGGCGGCCCTGGCCTGGGATCCGGCCACTTTTCCGCAGAGTTCGGAAATTGTTTTTACGGCGGGCACAGCGGCTTCTCCGGCCAAGGCGGCCATCCGCGCGGTTACCGAAGTGGCCCAGCTGGCCGGTGATTTCTGTACCCAGGCCTGCTATGAAGCCTCGGGCCTGCCCAAGTTCACCAGCCTGGAGCAGGCCGCCTGGCTGCTGGAAGGCCCGGTAGCGGCGCTGAGCAGCCTGCCCGGCGTGGAAAGCGGCGATATCCGCGATGAGCTGCTGGCAGCCCTGCGCGGCCTTGCGCCGCTGGAAGTCTATGCGGTGGAGACGACCCACCCCGGTCTGGGCATTCCGGCCCATTACAGCATTGCGCCGGGCCTGTCCTTTCGCGAACGGGACCGCAACCAGAGCCTGGGGCTCTTTGTGGGCCGCAAGTTGGCCGAGGAAGCCGACGCGGATCAGGCCCTGGCCGGGTTGGCGGTGCTGGAGGAATGCTATCCGCAGGCGCACTTCCTGCCTTTTTTCCGGGGTATGCTGGCCCTGCGCGCGGAACAGTGGGATGCGGCGCGCGATCTCTTCAACGCCGCCCTGCCCTTGCAGCCGGACAACGACGCCGCCGCCTTGGCCGCTTTTTATGCCGGGTACGCGGAGACCTTGCAGGGCCGCTGGCAGGAAGCCCTGCCCGCCCTGGTCCGGGCCGTGGAACTCTGCCCGGAAATGAAGGAATACGGCAATCTTCTGGGCGTTGCCCGCTTCAAGGCCGGGCGTTACGCCGAAGCCGCCGAAGCCTTTGCGGCGGTGCTCAGAGTGGACAAGGGCTCGGCCCTGGATCTGGCCAACCTGGGCCTCTGCCGGAAATTCCTGGGCCAAAAGGAAGAAGCGGCCCGGCATTTGCGCACCGCGCTGAAACTGGATCCCTCCCTGGATTTCGCCCGCAGGCATCTGGCGGAACTGGAAGCCTGA
- a CDS encoding class I SAM-dependent methyltransferase, with the protein MPQTDDLDSLLAAIRTTFDVDFEPLQVDDGALEVLTIRNMQAHLDGLLQRKAIHNPLKDLPLWAKVWPGSFVLGRLLRKYEPEGKNLLELGAGCGILSMVAARYGFKRIVLSDIVEDALRFAKANVLRNNLQDQVEVRFVDVTTPGRDPRFSEGFDLIAASELLYLDELHRPLLKFVDRHLAPDGKALFCTDLARAKPHFAKLAAKSFKLMEGRIGVKSRDEDGEEQRRIYSILILERP; encoded by the coding sequence ATGCCCCAGACTGACGATCTCGACAGCCTTCTTGCGGCCATCCGCACGACGTTTGATGTGGATTTCGAGCCCCTCCAAGTGGACGACGGCGCTCTGGAAGTGCTGACCATCCGCAATATGCAGGCCCACTTGGACGGCCTGCTGCAACGCAAGGCCATCCATAATCCGCTCAAGGATCTGCCGCTCTGGGCAAAAGTCTGGCCGGGCTCCTTTGTACTGGGCCGTCTGCTGCGCAAGTATGAACCCGAGGGCAAAAATCTGCTGGAACTGGGCGCGGGCTGCGGCATCCTCAGCATGGTGGCCGCGCGCTACGGTTTCAAGCGCATAGTCCTCAGCGACATTGTGGAGGACGCCCTGCGCTTTGCCAAGGCCAATGTGCTGCGCAACAACCTTCAGGATCAGGTGGAAGTCCGTTTTGTGGATGTGACCACGCCGGGCCGCGACCCGCGCTTCAGCGAGGGCTTTGATCTGATCGCCGCCTCGGAACTCCTTTATCTGGACGAACTGCACCGGCCTTTGCTCAAATTCGTGGACCGGCATCTGGCCCCCGACGGCAAAGCCCTGTTCTGCACGGATCTGGCCCGGGCCAAGCCCCATTTCGCCAAACTGGCGGCCAAATCCTTCAAACTCATGGAAGGCCGTATCGGCGTCAAAAGCCGCGACGAAGACGGCGAGGAACAACGGCGCATCTACAGCATCCTGATTCTGGAGCGGCCATGA
- a CDS encoding 50S ribosomal protein L11 methyltransferase produces MKQIFRLDIVAQEGDFDRISGLLTLGVSFGWEEESLATGETRFRVHCEQEDFLQKLRESVSRAAPETHCTLEALEAQDWLSAWRQFFTPVCCGSRFVVLPPWLAESPDFPGRTPVLIEPKSAFGTGHHATTALCLGVVSDLLDQGRIASGQTFLDLGTGSGVLGIACCKSGLSGLGLDIDPLAVDNALENRELNQVSGFDAALGGIEAAVGRSFDLVLANILARPLMELAPAVAAARKPHGCLVLSGLLEIQADGVEAAYKAQGLPTARRVIEGEWCALVWE; encoded by the coding sequence ATGAAACAGATTTTCCGTCTGGATATTGTGGCTCAGGAAGGGGATTTTGACCGCATCAGCGGCCTGCTGACGCTGGGGGTGTCTTTCGGCTGGGAGGAGGAAAGCTTGGCCACAGGTGAAACGCGCTTCCGCGTACACTGTGAACAGGAAGACTTTCTCCAGAAATTGCGGGAAAGCGTGTCGCGCGCCGCGCCCGAGACGCATTGCACCCTGGAGGCGCTTGAGGCCCAGGACTGGCTCTCGGCTTGGCGGCAGTTTTTCACGCCGGTCTGCTGCGGCTCGCGTTTTGTGGTATTGCCGCCCTGGCTGGCCGAAAGCCCGGACTTTCCGGGCCGCACACCCGTTCTCATCGAGCCCAAAAGCGCCTTCGGTACCGGACATCACGCCACCACGGCCCTGTGCCTGGGGGTTGTGAGCGATCTGCTGGATCAGGGACGTATCGCGTCCGGCCAGACCTTTCTGGATCTGGGTACAGGTTCCGGCGTGCTGGGCATAGCCTGCTGCAAAAGCGGACTCAGCGGCCTGGGTTTGGACATTGATCCGCTGGCTGTGGACAATGCCCTGGAAAACCGGGAACTCAATCAAGTGAGCGGTTTTGACGCGGCACTCGGCGGCATAGAGGCTGCTGTGGGCCGCAGCTTTGACCTGGTGCTGGCCAATATCCTGGCCCGTCCCTTGATGGAACTGGCTCCGGCCGTGGCCGCCGCCCGCAAGCCCCACGGCTGTCTGGTGCTTTCCGGCCTGCTGGAGATCCAGGCCGACGGCGTGGAGGCCGCCTACAAGGCGCAGGGCCTGCCGACGGCCCGGCGGGTCATTGAGGGAGAATGGTGCGCCCTGGTCTGGGAGTAA
- the tpx gene encoding thiol peroxidase, with product MNTVTFQGNPLHLEGELPVVGQKAPDFVLAANDLSPRGLKDYAGKVLVLVSVPSLDTPVCDMEVRRFNTEAAGLSDNVRIVAVSCDLPFAQARWCGAAGVKSVETLSDYKDTSFGKNYGVLIKELRLLARAIFVVAPDGSLAYSQLVPEVTNEPDYDAALAAVKKLV from the coding sequence ATGAATACTGTCACGTTTCAGGGCAACCCCCTGCATCTTGAGGGCGAACTGCCCGTCGTGGGCCAGAAAGCTCCGGATTTTGTTCTGGCCGCCAATGACTTGAGTCCGCGCGGCCTCAAGGATTACGCCGGTAAAGTGCTGGTTCTGGTCAGCGTCCCTTCTCTGGACACGCCGGTCTGCGATATGGAAGTGCGCCGCTTCAACACGGAAGCCGCCGGGCTTTCCGACAATGTGCGCATTGTGGCCGTAAGCTGCGATCTGCCTTTTGCCCAGGCCCGCTGGTGCGGCGCCGCCGGTGTCAAGTCCGTGGAAACCCTTTCCGATTACAAGGACACGAGCTTCGGAAAAAATTACGGCGTGCTGATCAAAGAATTGCGTCTGCTGGCCCGCGCCATCTTCGTGGTGGCTCCTGACGGCAGTCTGGCGTACAGCCAACTTGTGCCCGAAGTGACCAATGAGCCCGATTACGATGCCGCCCTGGCTGCGGTAAAGAAGCTGGTTTAA
- the rho gene encoding transcription termination factor Rho has translation MRKKKTTPALLTDSVMSLTDLKTRSMQELMELAEQFEIENASSMRKQELIFALLSTCASQNGAIYGDGVLEILPDGFGFLRSPLCSYMPGPDDIYVSPSQIRRFSLRKGDIVSGQIRPPKEGERYFALLKVTEIGFEPPEHAKNLVLFDNLTPIYPDNQLVMENGEKNLSNRVIDLMAPIGRGQRGLIVAPPRTGKTILLQALANAINANNPEVYLIVLLIDERPEEVTDMERTVKKAEVISSTFDEPPQRHVQVCEMVLEKAKRLVERKRDVVILLDSITRLGRAYNAVTPSSGRVLSGGLDANALQRPKRFFGAARNIEEGGSLTIIATALIDTGSRMDEVIFEEFKGTGNMEIYLDRHLSEKRVFPAIDINRTGTRKEDLLLADDVLNRVWILRKILAPMSPIDSMEFLLDKMRGTKSNKDFMNAMGK, from the coding sequence ATGCGTAAAAAGAAAACGACCCCCGCACTGTTGACCGACAGCGTCATGAGTCTTACGGATTTAAAGACCCGCAGCATGCAGGAACTCATGGAGCTGGCCGAACAGTTTGAAATCGAAAATGCGAGTTCCATGCGCAAACAGGAGCTTATTTTCGCGCTCCTATCGACCTGCGCTTCGCAAAACGGCGCAATTTACGGCGACGGCGTGCTGGAAATACTGCCCGACGGTTTCGGTTTTCTGCGTTCGCCGCTGTGCAGTTACATGCCGGGGCCGGATGACATCTATGTCTCTCCTTCCCAGATCCGCCGTTTCTCGTTGCGCAAGGGGGATATCGTTTCCGGCCAGATCAGGCCGCCCAAAGAGGGGGAACGCTATTTCGCCCTGCTCAAGGTGACCGAAATAGGCTTTGAACCCCCGGAACACGCCAAAAACCTGGTTCTTTTCGACAACCTCACCCCCATATATCCTGATAATCAGCTCGTCATGGAAAATGGCGAGAAAAATCTTTCCAACCGGGTCATCGACCTCATGGCCCCCATCGGACGCGGCCAGCGAGGCCTTATCGTGGCCCCGCCGCGCACCGGCAAAACCATTCTGCTCCAGGCTCTGGCCAACGCCATCAACGCCAATAATCCCGAAGTCTACCTCATCGTGCTGCTCATCGACGAGCGCCCGGAAGAAGTCACGGACATGGAACGCACGGTCAAAAAGGCGGAAGTCATCAGCTCCACCTTCGACGAACCGCCGCAGCGCCATGTGCAGGTCTGTGAAATGGTGTTGGAAAAGGCCAAACGCCTGGTGGAGCGCAAGCGTGACGTGGTCATTCTGCTCGACTCCATCACCCGCCTGGGCAGGGCCTATAACGCGGTAACGCCTTCCTCGGGCCGGGTGCTTTCCGGCGGTCTGGACGCCAACGCCCTGCAACGTCCCAAGCGCTTTTTCGGCGCGGCCCGCAATATTGAGGAAGGCGGCAGCCTGACCATCATCGCCACGGCCCTCATCGACACGGGCTCGCGCATGGACGAGGTGATCTTTGAAGAATTCAAAGGCACCGGCAACATGGAAATCTACCTGGACCGCCATCTTTCGGAAAAGCGCGTCTTCCCGGCCATCGACATCAACCGCACCGGCACCCGCAAGGAAGACCTGCTGCTGGCTGACGACGTGCTCAACCGGGTCTGGATTCTGCGCAAGATCCTGGCTCCCATGTCGCCTATCGACAGCATGGAATTTTTGCTGGACAAGATGCGCGGCACCAAGTCGAACAAGGATTTTATGAACGCCATGGGCAAATAG
- a CDS encoding CarD family transcriptional regulator, with protein MFAPDDLVVYPAQGVGKIERIDRQNIGGIACEFYIVRIRANNITLMVPVNNAANVGLRTLTPEADAQGILETLRGDTDKTIYTGQNWNRRFREYSERLKSPDLAVVTEVLRELLLISRSKELSFGERRLQEQAMGLVTGELAEVLHLTEDSLREELLERYAPPPQAEAAAN; from the coding sequence ATGTTCGCACCGGACGATCTCGTGGTTTATCCGGCCCAGGGCGTGGGCAAAATAGAGCGCATCGACCGCCAGAATATCGGCGGCATCGCGTGCGAATTCTATATTGTCCGCATCCGCGCCAATAATATCACGCTGATGGTCCCAGTGAACAACGCCGCCAATGTGGGTTTGCGCACCCTCACTCCCGAGGCCGACGCTCAAGGCATTCTTGAGACCCTGCGCGGCGACACGGATAAGACAATCTATACCGGACAAAACTGGAACCGACGCTTCCGCGAATATTCCGAGCGCCTTAAAAGTCCGGACCTTGCCGTTGTTACGGAAGTCCTGCGCGAGTTGCTGCTCATCAGCCGCAGCAAGGAACTCTCCTTCGGCGAACGCCGTCTGCAGGAACAGGCCATGGGCTTGGTGACCGGTGAACTGGCCGAAGTGCTGCATCTGACGGAAGACTCTCTGCGCGAGGAATTGCTTGAACGCTATGCACCGCCGCCCCAAGCCGAGGCAGCAGCCAACTGA
- the pth gene encoding aminoacyl-tRNA hydrolase, which translates to MEYTGVLVGLGNPGPRYEGTRHNCGFALVSALLELADKEGGLSSLNGGKFSCELWRVRLSQLNGTWLAAMPQTFMNLSGQCVQPLLAWHKLKPEQLVVAHDELDIPAGELRFKRGGGNAGHNGLKSITELLGTPDFYRLRLGIGRPPHKGDVINWVLGHPDAEDAERLRAALPEALDTLFAFADKGLEAAEREARAANPPKAAKD; encoded by the coding sequence ATGGAATATACAGGCGTTCTGGTGGGCCTCGGCAACCCCGGCCCACGCTATGAAGGCACCCGCCACAACTGCGGTTTCGCCCTGGTTTCCGCCCTGCTGGAGCTGGCGGACAAGGAGGGCGGCCTCAGTTCTCTCAACGGCGGCAAATTTTCCTGCGAACTCTGGCGGGTCCGCCTGTCCCAACTGAATGGGACCTGGCTCGCGGCCATGCCCCAGACCTTCATGAACCTCAGCGGCCAGTGCGTGCAGCCGCTGCTGGCCTGGCACAAACTCAAGCCGGAACAACTGGTGGTGGCCCACGACGAACTGGACATCCCGGCCGGAGAACTTCGCTTCAAGCGCGGCGGCGGCAATGCCGGGCACAACGGCCTCAAATCCATCACCGAACTGCTGGGCACGCCCGATTTTTACCGGCTCCGCCTGGGCATCGGCCGCCCGCCCCACAAGGGCGACGTCATCAACTGGGTTCTTGGGCACCCCGACGCGGAGGACGCCGAACGCCTGCGCGCTGCTCTGCCCGAAGCTCTTGATACGCTTTTTGCCTTTGCGGACAAGGGGCTGGAAGCCGCCGAGCGCGAGGCCCGCGCGGCAAATCCGCCCAAGGCGGCCAAAGACTGA
- a CDS encoding alpha/beta hydrolase produces the protein MRNYAIQYHRLRHGRRGLILELWPNPGAGTMLFYPGTMLSPFQYRPLLAALREAGFAVAALHLTGHGLNPHNVGFTFDDLLHDGLEAEQWLHDAGLGPLAACGHSQGGILTLAHAAASRRLAAAFPICGVLPQQDEAISLTLFRPLAARREKLMAAINALARRVPRLPLPVPAYLSLCRISAGARHIRVNRRKSRSSYPLAFLASLFNARLSPRLRCPLYLFNAEDDALFTPTLALSTFDLLRAPYKRLIWLPNGGHLAAMNPLLCRYIARTTAAACSGLGLPLRLEATDAP, from the coding sequence ATGCGCAACTATGCAATCCAATACCATCGGCTGCGGCACGGCCGCCGGGGCCTGATTCTTGAGCTCTGGCCCAATCCGGGTGCCGGAACCATGCTGTTTTACCCCGGCACCATGCTCTCGCCCTTTCAGTACCGGCCTTTGCTGGCCGCCCTGCGCGAAGCGGGCTTTGCCGTGGCCGCCCTGCATCTGACCGGGCACGGTCTTAATCCGCACAATGTGGGCTTCACGTTTGACGACCTGCTGCACGACGGGCTGGAAGCCGAGCAATGGCTGCACGACGCCGGTCTGGGACCGTTGGCGGCCTGTGGGCACAGCCAGGGCGGCATCCTGACCCTGGCCCATGCAGCGGCCTCCCGGCGGCTGGCCGCTGCTTTTCCCATCTGCGGCGTTCTGCCCCAGCAGGACGAAGCCATCAGTCTGACCTTGTTCCGTCCGCTGGCCGCACGGCGCGAGAAGCTGATGGCCGCCATCAACGCCCTGGCCCGCCGCGTGCCGCGCCTGCCCCTGCCGGTGCCTGCCTATCTTTCCCTGTGCCGGATCAGTGCCGGAGCGCGCCATATCCGCGTCAACCGGCGCAAAAGCCGTTCAAGTTATCCTCTGGCCTTCCTGGCCAGCCTGTTCAACGCCCGCCTTTCCCCGCGCCTGCGCTGCCCGCTGTACCTGTTCAACGCCGAGGACGACGCCCTGTTCACCCCGACGCTGGCCCTGTCCACCTTCGACCTGCTGCGCGCGCCGTACAAACGCCTGATCTGGCTGCCCAACGGCGGCCATCTGGCCGCCATGAACCCTTTGCTCTGCCGCTATATAGCCCGGACGACCGCTGCGGCCTGCTCGGGCCTGGGCCTGCCCCTGCGGCTGGAAGCCACAGACGCGCCCTGA
- a CDS encoding 50S ribosomal protein L25/general stress protein Ctc, which yields MDIEKTLSVQKREDCGKGPSGRLRSQELIPGVFYTAKGENITVQAPTLPLEKLYEEVGHTTVFNLEIDENGQKSTHPVLIWQVQRHPYKKCFTHIDFYGVDLNKEVKVDVPLEFVGVSRGVKLGGVLETYRESVRLSSKPLDMPKKITIDVSDMDINDTVNMADLQLPANVTAVYDQNFAVVSVLAKAKDDGEEGGEEGATAAAE from the coding sequence ATGGACATTGAAAAAACGTTGAGCGTGCAGAAACGCGAAGATTGCGGCAAGGGTCCCAGCGGTCGTCTGCGTTCCCAGGAACTGATCCCCGGCGTGTTCTACACGGCCAAGGGTGAAAACATCACCGTGCAGGCCCCTACCCTGCCCTTGGAAAAGCTTTATGAGGAAGTGGGCCACACCACCGTGTTCAATCTCGAAATCGACGAAAACGGCCAGAAGAGCACGCACCCTGTGCTGATCTGGCAGGTGCAGCGCCACCCTTACAAGAAATGCTTCACCCACATCGACTTCTACGGTGTGGACCTGAACAAGGAAGTTAAGGTTGACGTGCCTCTGGAATTCGTGGGTGTTTCGCGCGGCGTGAAGCTGGGCGGCGTGCTGGAGACCTATCGCGAAAGCGTGCGCCTGAGCAGCAAGCCCCTGGATATGCCCAAGAAGATCACCATTGACGTGAGCGATATGGACATCAATGACACCGTCAACATGGCCGACCTGCAGCTGCCCGCCAATGTGACCGCCGTCTATGACCAAAACTTCGCCGTGGTCAGCGTGCTGGCCAAGGCCAAGGACGATGGGGAAGAAGGCGGCGAGGAAGGCGCGACCGCCGCTGCGGAATAA
- a CDS encoding ribose-phosphate diphosphokinase has protein sequence MFSDLKIVTGSSNSDLAKAICDHLGCQLTPTLATTFSDGELRIEIGDNVRGDDVFVVQPTCPPAVNRNLVQLCLMLDALKRASAGRITAVIPYYAYARQDRKVSPRAPISAKMVADFISVAGAERVVTIDLHAGQIQGFFDCPVDNLFAVPVMLDSLRQLNEDKIVIVSPDAGGVERARAYAKRLNAPLAIVDKRRDRPNQAQAMHVIGEVEGRVAIVVDDMIDTAGTLCAGAEVLLKYGATKIVACATHPVLSGPAIDRINETEALSQVIVTDTIPLGDKLERCPKLKVISVAALLGKTIHNIHTGSSVSVLFV, from the coding sequence ATGTTCAGCGACCTGAAAATAGTCACAGGTTCTTCCAATTCGGATCTGGCCAAGGCCATTTGTGATCACCTGGGCTGTCAGCTCACGCCCACGCTGGCTACCACGTTCAGCGACGGCGAGCTGCGCATTGAAATCGGCGACAATGTGCGCGGGGACGACGTTTTTGTGGTCCAGCCCACCTGTCCGCCCGCGGTCAACCGCAATCTCGTGCAGCTCTGCCTGATGCTGGACGCGCTCAAGCGGGCCAGCGCCGGGCGCATCACGGCGGTGATCCCCTATTACGCCTATGCCCGCCAGGATCGCAAAGTCAGCCCCCGCGCGCCCATCAGCGCCAAGATGGTGGCGGACTTCATCAGTGTGGCCGGGGCCGAGCGCGTGGTCACCATTGATCTGCATGCCGGACAGATTCAGGGCTTTTTCGACTGTCCGGTGGACAATCTTTTCGCTGTGCCGGTCATGCTGGACAGCCTGCGCCAGCTTAATGAAGACAAAATCGTCATCGTCTCGCCCGACGCGGGCGGCGTGGAGCGGGCCAGGGCCTATGCCAAACGGCTCAATGCCCCCTTGGCTATTGTGGACAAGCGCCGTGACCGGCCCAACCAGGCCCAGGCCATGCACGTCATCGGCGAAGTGGAAGGCCGCGTGGCCATTGTGGTGGACGATATGATCGACACCGCGGGCACACTTTGCGCCGGGGCCGAAGTGCTGCTCAAGTACGGGGCCACCAAAATTGTGGCCTGCGCCACACATCCGGTGCTTTCCGGCCCGGCCATCGACCGCATCAACGAAACCGAGGCCCTTTCCCAGGTCATTGTCACCGACACCATCCCGTTGGGCGACAAACTGGAGCGCTGCCCCAAGCTGAAGGTCATTTCCGTGGCCGCGCTGCTGGGCAAAACCATTCACAACATTCATACCGGCTCTTCGGTAAGCGTGTTGTTTGTGTAG